The Mycetohabitans endofungorum genome contains a region encoding:
- the glnA gene encoding type I glutamate--ammonia ligase translates to MTKTVADVTKLVEDEDVKFVDFRFTDTRGKEQHVTVPVSAFDEDKFEAGHAFDGSSIAGWKGIETSDMLLLPDPNTAYIDPFYEEPTLVLTCDVIEPSDGKGYERDPRSLAKRAEAYLKSTGLGDTAFFGPEPEFFIFDSVQWNIDMSGCFVKIGSEEAAWSSGREFEHGNSGHRPGVKGGYFPVAPVDSFQDMRSEMCLLLEQLGVPVEVHHHEVAGSGQNEIGTKFSTLVQRADWTQILKYVVQNVAHTYGKSATFMPKPVVGDNGSGMHVHQSIWKDGQNLFAGNGYAGLSEFALFYIGGIIRHARALNAITNPTTNSYKRLVPHFEAPVKLAYSARNRSASIRIPHVSNPKARRIETRFPDPMANPYLCFSALLMAGLDGVQNKIHPGEAADKNLYDLPPEEDAKIPTVCENLDTALDALDADREFLTRGGVFTDSMLDAYIELKTQELQRFRQTTHPIEFEMYYSL, encoded by the coding sequence ATGACTAAAACCGTGGCCGACGTCACCAAACTCGTCGAGGACGAGGACGTCAAGTTCGTCGATTTTCGTTTCACCGACACCCGCGGCAAGGAGCAACACGTGACGGTGCCGGTGTCGGCGTTCGACGAGGACAAGTTTGAAGCCGGCCACGCGTTCGATGGTTCCTCAATTGCCGGCTGGAAGGGAATCGAAACGTCGGATATGCTGCTGCTGCCGGATCCGAACACTGCGTATATCGACCCGTTCTACGAGGAACCGACGTTGGTCCTCACCTGCGACGTGATCGAGCCATCGGACGGCAAAGGCTATGAGCGCGACCCGCGTTCGCTCGCCAAGCGCGCCGAGGCGTACCTGAAGAGCACGGGCTTGGGGGACACCGCGTTTTTTGGCCCGGAGCCCGAGTTCTTCATTTTTGATTCGGTGCAGTGGAACATCGATATGTCGGGCTGCTTCGTCAAGATTGGTTCCGAAGAGGCCGCCTGGTCGTCGGGCAGGGAGTTCGAACACGGCAACAGCGGTCACCGTCCGGGCGTCAAGGGCGGCTATTTCCCGGTTGCCCCGGTCGATTCGTTTCAGGACATGCGCTCGGAGATGTGCCTGTTGCTCGAGCAACTGGGCGTGCCGGTCGAAGTGCATCACCACGAGGTCGCCGGTTCCGGCCAGAACGAAATCGGCACGAAATTCTCGACACTAGTGCAACGCGCTGACTGGACGCAGATTTTAAAGTACGTCGTGCAGAACGTGGCCCATACGTACGGCAAGAGTGCGACGTTCATGCCTAAGCCGGTAGTGGGCGACAACGGTTCCGGCATGCACGTGCACCAATCGATCTGGAAGGATGGTCAAAACCTGTTCGCAGGCAACGGCTATGCGGGCCTGTCCGAGTTCGCGCTGTTTTACATCGGTGGCATCATTAGGCACGCCCGTGCGTTGAACGCGATCACGAACCCGACCACGAACTCGTATAAGCGGCTGGTGCCGCACTTCGAAGCGCCTGTCAAGCTCGCCTATTCGGCGCGTAACCGTTCCGCGTCGATTCGGATTCCACACGTGTCGAACCCGAAGGCGCGCCGGATCGAGACGCGTTTCCCGGATCCGATGGCCAACCCGTATCTGTGCTTCTCGGCGCTGCTGATGGCCGGTCTGGATGGCGTGCAAAACAAGATCCACCCGGGCGAGGCCGCGGACAAGAACCTGTACGATCTACCGCCGGAAGAGGACGCAAAGATCCCGACCGTCTGCGAGAATTTGGACACGGCGCTGGACGCGCTCGATGCCGATCGCGAGTTCCTCACGCGCGGCGGCGTGTTCACGGATTCGATGCTGGATGCGTACATCGAACTCAAGACGCAGGAGCTGCAACGCTTCCGTCAAACCACGCACCCGATCGAGTTCGAGATGTACTACTCGCTCTGA
- a CDS encoding H-NS family nucleoid-associated regulatory protein, with amino-acid sequence MSTYQELRAQIEKLEAEAEALRAQELETVVAQMREKITELGITAEDLFGRRRQARGAARATQPEPKYQNPKTGETWSGRGRAPSWIGKNRERFLIQK; translated from the coding sequence ATGTCCACATACCAAGAGTTGCGCGCTCAAATTGAAAAGCTTGAAGCGGAAGCAGAAGCCTTACGGGCGCAGGAATTGGAAACGGTGGTTGCACAGATGCGTGAGAAGATCACCGAATTGGGGATCACGGCCGAAGATTTATTTGGACGTAGGCGTCAAGCTCGCGGCGCTGCACGCGCGACGCAGCCGGAGCCGAAATACCAAAATCCCAAAACGGGTGAGACCTGGAGCGGTAGAGGTCGGGCACCGTCATGGATTGGAAAGAATCGCGAGCGCTTTTTGATCCAAAAATAA